A genomic segment from Drosophila willistoni isolate 14030-0811.24 chromosome 2L unlocalized genomic scaffold, UCI_dwil_1.1 Seg72.1, whole genome shotgun sequence encodes:
- the LOC6646211 gene encoding ran-binding proteins 9/10 homolog isoform X2: MDPNFNSESNNTGGSGSGSSSNSNPPPLPAEASTSTAGGGVGSTSSSSSSSSSTNEPNTISIITSNPIPESHPVSHPDSHASSLLFNIEGDNRDEYQSHTPHDHEHSPTPTFHQTAPPPTTPAQQQGGPDQPQHPEVSQQQQQQPQPPQEEEVEEAAEVVVAAHPEPIIDANAIADTIDAGAIDNDAVERIDDYDEDEEDDLTDGDIVQHPYHHHHQHEVDNDDEDQRAQEELLEEEEQQQQQPDQQQQRLHSVAVLPSYSTARVSLPQLLRAGRHTSSNNTNNNNNASSSSIGNNNNNNNNNNISTSPAASRRTRHFYSNNGSHFSNDMFPGSSHHHHHNKSSNQSSPRTTNSSSSSGGSGTTRHHHPHHSHQQHQHHHSSSSHQGSSSAVDPLRLLYPNVNENETPLPRCWSPHDKCLSIGLSQNNLRVTYKGVGKQHSEAASVRTAYPIPPSCGLYYFEVRIISKGRNGYMGIGLTAQQFRMNRLPGWDKQSYGYHGDDGNSFSSSGNGQTYGPTFTTGDVIGCCVNFVNNTCFYTKNGVDLGIAFRDLPTKLYPTVGLQTPGEEVDANFGQEPFKFDKIVDMMKEMRATVLRKIDKYPHLLETPENVMNRLVSTYLVHNGYSKTAEAFTGYTDQQLDEEMSSIKTRQKIIKLIQTGKMGQAIDHTLRSYPGLLENNKNLWFSLKCRQFIEMINGADLENASNKVTATTQTMPTNQTSVIQSTKTFKHSGSNKGGGGGAAAAGQGQSQNNTANPAVIKQSGDKQDLKGIIIDDNSNKCVDEDEDQQHQNDSSNSMDVEMEPINSHSNGDNGEGGNGSGDPASTGGGGDSCSNGNANSSAVRNSLDAIDEEEMDVDISPSSRTYGRIIEKILEFGKELSCMGQQLEKENLMTEEERQMLEDAFSLIAYSNPWSSPLGWLLCPSRRENVSTTLNSAILESLNFERRPPLEYLVAHAAELIKIIGQHSLGEDAFVTVDDIFPQN, translated from the exons ATGGATCCGAATTTTAACTCGGAAAGCAACAACACTGGCGGCAGCGGCAGtggaagcagcagcaacagcaatccTCCGCCTCTACCAGCAGAAGCCTCAACCTCAACAGCTGGAGGAGGCGTTGGCTCCACGTCGtcgtcctcctcctcctcttcctccACCAATGAGCCAAACACTATTTCAATCATTACATCTAACCCAATTCCCGAATCCCACCCCGTATCCCATCCAGATTCTCATGCCTCATCTTTATTATTTAACATAGAAGGAGATAATCGTGATGAATATCAATCTCATACGCCTCATGATCATGAACACTCTCCCACTCCTACTTTTCACCAGACTGCACCGCCACCCACAACACCAGCACAACAACAAGGTGGACCCGATCAGCCCCAGCACCCAGAAGTgagtcagcagcagcaacagcagccgcaGCCGCCCCAAGAAGAGGAGGTGGAGGAGGCAGCAGAGGTGGTGGTTGCCGCCCATCCAGAACCGATCATTGACGCCAACGCCATTGCCGATACCATTGACGCCGGGGCCATTGACAACGACGCCGTGGAGCGTATAGACGACTACGACGAGGACGAGGAAGACGACCTCACCGATGGTGATATTGTCCAGCACCcctatcatcatcatcatcaacacgAAGTAgacaacgacgacgaagaCCAGCGAGCCCAAGAAGAGCTGCTGGAagaggaggagcagcagcagcagcagccggatcagcaacagcaacgtcTACATTCGGTGGCTGTTTTACCTAGCTATTCAACAGCTCGTGTCTCACTGCCACAATTGTTGCGTGCCGGGCGACATACTAGCtccaacaacaccaacaacaacaataacgccagcagcagcagcatcggcaacaataataataataataacaacaacaacataagcACCTCTCCGGCTGCCTCGCGTCGTACTCGCCATTTTTATAGCAACAACGGAAGCCATTTCAGCAACGACATGTTTCCCGGCTCGTCGCATCATCACCACCACAATAAAAGCTCCAATCAGAGCTCACCAAGGACCaccaatagcagcagcagcagtggcGGCAGCGGTACCACTCGCCATCATCATCCACATCATTCGcatcagcagcatcaacatcatcattcTTCGTCCTCACATCAAGGCTCGTCATCGGCAGTGGACCCATTGCGTCTCCTCTATCCGAATGTGAATGAGAATGAGACACCATTACCACGCTGCTGGAGTCCCCATGACAAATGTCTCTCGATTGGACTATCCCAAAATAATCTGCGCGTCACCTACAAAGGTGTGGGAAAACAACACAGTGAAGCCGCCTCAGTGCGCACTGCCTATCCCATACCACCATCGTGTGGATTATATTACTTTGAGGTTCGCATCATATCGAAGGGACGCAATGGCTATATGGGCATTGGACTGACTGCTCAACAGTTTCGCATGAATCGCCTGCCAG GTTGGGATAAGCAATCGTATGGCTATCATGGCGATGACGGAAACTCATTTAGCTCATCGGGCAATGGTCAGACATATGGTCCAACATTTACCACAGGCGATGTGATTGGTTGCTGTGTGAATTTTGTGAACAACACATGTTTCTATACCAAGAATGGGGTGGATTTGGGCATAGCATTTAGAGATTTGCCG ACCAAACTCTATCCTACTGTGGGTCTACAGACACCCGGCGAAGAGGTCGATGCTAATTTTGGCCAGGAGCcatttaaatttgataaaattGTCGATATGATGAAGGAGATGAGGGCAACTGTCTTGCGTAAGATCGACAAGTATCCACATTTACTTGAAACACCTGAGAATGTTATGAATCG ACTGGTTTCGACTTATTTGGTGCATAATGGTTATAGTAAAACAGCCGAAGCCTTCACTGGGTACACAGATCAACAGCTCGATGAGGAAATGTCTTCCATTAAGACACGGCAAA AGATCATTAAACTCATACAGACTGGTAAAATGGGTCAGGCCATTGATCATACATTGCGTTCGTATCCTGGCTTATTGGAGAATAATAAAAATCTTTGGTTCTCCTTGAAATGTCGACAATTTATCGAAATGATCAATGGAGCTGACCTTGAG AATGCCTCTAACAAAGTCACAGCCACTACCCAAACCATGCCAACAAATCAAACATCGGTTATACAATCGACCAAGACCTTTAAACACAGCGGCAGCAACAAGGGAGGAGGTGGaggagctgctgctgctggtcaGGGACAATCCCAAAATAATACTGCAAATCCAGCTGTGATAAAGCAAAGTGGCGATAAACAGGATCTAAAAGG CATAATAATTGATGATAATTCAAACAAATGTGTGGATGAGGATGAAGATCAACAGCATCAGAATGACTCATCAAATAGCATGGATGTGGAAATGGAGCCAATCAATAGTCACTCAAATGGCGATAATGGTGAAGGCGGCAATGGCAGTGGCGATCCCGCCTCTACTGGCGGCGGTGGTGACTCCTGTTCTAATGGTAATGCCAATAGCAGCGCAGTGCGCAATTCTTTAGATGCCATTGATGAAGAGGAAAtgg ATGTGGATATATCGCCCTCGTCGCGTACCTATGGACGGATTATAgagaaaatattagaatttggCAAGGAACTATCTTGCATGGGCCAACAATTGGAAAAGGAGAATCTAATGACCGAGGAAGAGCGTCAAATGTTGGAG GATGCATTTAGTTTGATTGCGTATTCGAATCCTTGGTCCAGTCCCCTGGGCTGGCTATTGTGTCCATCTCGACGTGAGAATGTCTCCACCACACTGAATTCAGCCATATTGG AATCTTTAAATTTCGAGCGCCGTCCACCCTTAGAGTATTTGGTGGCTCATGCAGCGGAATTAATCAAAATTATTGGCCAGCATTCGCTGGGCGAAGATGCTTTCGTTACCGTCGATGATATATTTCCGCAAAATTGA
- the LOC6646211 gene encoding ran-binding proteins 9/10 homolog isoform X1: protein MDPNFNSESNNTGGSGSGSSSNSNPPPLPAEASTSTAGGGVGSTSSSSSSSSSTNEPNTISIITSNPIPESHPVSHPDSHASSLLFNIEGDNRDEYQSHTPHDHEHSPTPTFHQTAPPPTTPAQQQGGPDQPQHPEVSQQQQQQPQPPQEEEVEEAAEVVVAAHPEPIIDANAIADTIDAGAIDNDAVERIDDYDEDEEDDLTDGDIVQHPYHHHHQHEVDNDDEDQRAQEELLEEEEQQQQQPDQQQQRLHSVAVLPSYSTARVSLPQLLRAGRHTSSNNTNNNNNASSSSIGNNNNNNNNNNISTSPAASRRTRHFYSNNGSHFSNDMFPGSSHHHHHNKSSNQSSPRTTNSSSSSGGSGTTRHHHPHHSHQQHQHHHSSSSHQGSSSAVDPLRLLYPNVNENETPLPRCWSPHDKCLSIGLSQNNLRVTYKGVGKQHSEAASVRTAYPIPPSCGLYYFEVRIISKGRNGYMGIGLTAQQFRMNRLPVGWDKQSYGYHGDDGNSFSSSGNGQTYGPTFTTGDVIGCCVNFVNNTCFYTKNGVDLGIAFRDLPTKLYPTVGLQTPGEEVDANFGQEPFKFDKIVDMMKEMRATVLRKIDKYPHLLETPENVMNRLVSTYLVHNGYSKTAEAFTGYTDQQLDEEMSSIKTRQKIIKLIQTGKMGQAIDHTLRSYPGLLENNKNLWFSLKCRQFIEMINGADLENASNKVTATTQTMPTNQTSVIQSTKTFKHSGSNKGGGGGAAAAGQGQSQNNTANPAVIKQSGDKQDLKGIIIDDNSNKCVDEDEDQQHQNDSSNSMDVEMEPINSHSNGDNGEGGNGSGDPASTGGGGDSCSNGNANSSAVRNSLDAIDEEEMDVDISPSSRTYGRIIEKILEFGKELSCMGQQLEKENLMTEEERQMLEDAFSLIAYSNPWSSPLGWLLCPSRRENVSTTLNSAILESLNFERRPPLEYLVAHAAELIKIIGQHSLGEDAFVTVDDIFPQN, encoded by the exons ATGGATCCGAATTTTAACTCGGAAAGCAACAACACTGGCGGCAGCGGCAGtggaagcagcagcaacagcaatccTCCGCCTCTACCAGCAGAAGCCTCAACCTCAACAGCTGGAGGAGGCGTTGGCTCCACGTCGtcgtcctcctcctcctcttcctccACCAATGAGCCAAACACTATTTCAATCATTACATCTAACCCAATTCCCGAATCCCACCCCGTATCCCATCCAGATTCTCATGCCTCATCTTTATTATTTAACATAGAAGGAGATAATCGTGATGAATATCAATCTCATACGCCTCATGATCATGAACACTCTCCCACTCCTACTTTTCACCAGACTGCACCGCCACCCACAACACCAGCACAACAACAAGGTGGACCCGATCAGCCCCAGCACCCAGAAGTgagtcagcagcagcaacagcagccgcaGCCGCCCCAAGAAGAGGAGGTGGAGGAGGCAGCAGAGGTGGTGGTTGCCGCCCATCCAGAACCGATCATTGACGCCAACGCCATTGCCGATACCATTGACGCCGGGGCCATTGACAACGACGCCGTGGAGCGTATAGACGACTACGACGAGGACGAGGAAGACGACCTCACCGATGGTGATATTGTCCAGCACCcctatcatcatcatcatcaacacgAAGTAgacaacgacgacgaagaCCAGCGAGCCCAAGAAGAGCTGCTGGAagaggaggagcagcagcagcagcagccggatcagcaacagcaacgtcTACATTCGGTGGCTGTTTTACCTAGCTATTCAACAGCTCGTGTCTCACTGCCACAATTGTTGCGTGCCGGGCGACATACTAGCtccaacaacaccaacaacaacaataacgccagcagcagcagcatcggcaacaataataataataataacaacaacaacataagcACCTCTCCGGCTGCCTCGCGTCGTACTCGCCATTTTTATAGCAACAACGGAAGCCATTTCAGCAACGACATGTTTCCCGGCTCGTCGCATCATCACCACCACAATAAAAGCTCCAATCAGAGCTCACCAAGGACCaccaatagcagcagcagcagtggcGGCAGCGGTACCACTCGCCATCATCATCCACATCATTCGcatcagcagcatcaacatcatcattcTTCGTCCTCACATCAAGGCTCGTCATCGGCAGTGGACCCATTGCGTCTCCTCTATCCGAATGTGAATGAGAATGAGACACCATTACCACGCTGCTGGAGTCCCCATGACAAATGTCTCTCGATTGGACTATCCCAAAATAATCTGCGCGTCACCTACAAAGGTGTGGGAAAACAACACAGTGAAGCCGCCTCAGTGCGCACTGCCTATCCCATACCACCATCGTGTGGATTATATTACTTTGAGGTTCGCATCATATCGAAGGGACGCAATGGCTATATGGGCATTGGACTGACTGCTCAACAGTTTCGCATGAATCGCCTGCCAG TAGGTTGGGATAAGCAATCGTATGGCTATCATGGCGATGACGGAAACTCATTTAGCTCATCGGGCAATGGTCAGACATATGGTCCAACATTTACCACAGGCGATGTGATTGGTTGCTGTGTGAATTTTGTGAACAACACATGTTTCTATACCAAGAATGGGGTGGATTTGGGCATAGCATTTAGAGATTTGCCG ACCAAACTCTATCCTACTGTGGGTCTACAGACACCCGGCGAAGAGGTCGATGCTAATTTTGGCCAGGAGCcatttaaatttgataaaattGTCGATATGATGAAGGAGATGAGGGCAACTGTCTTGCGTAAGATCGACAAGTATCCACATTTACTTGAAACACCTGAGAATGTTATGAATCG ACTGGTTTCGACTTATTTGGTGCATAATGGTTATAGTAAAACAGCCGAAGCCTTCACTGGGTACACAGATCAACAGCTCGATGAGGAAATGTCTTCCATTAAGACACGGCAAA AGATCATTAAACTCATACAGACTGGTAAAATGGGTCAGGCCATTGATCATACATTGCGTTCGTATCCTGGCTTATTGGAGAATAATAAAAATCTTTGGTTCTCCTTGAAATGTCGACAATTTATCGAAATGATCAATGGAGCTGACCTTGAG AATGCCTCTAACAAAGTCACAGCCACTACCCAAACCATGCCAACAAATCAAACATCGGTTATACAATCGACCAAGACCTTTAAACACAGCGGCAGCAACAAGGGAGGAGGTGGaggagctgctgctgctggtcaGGGACAATCCCAAAATAATACTGCAAATCCAGCTGTGATAAAGCAAAGTGGCGATAAACAGGATCTAAAAGG CATAATAATTGATGATAATTCAAACAAATGTGTGGATGAGGATGAAGATCAACAGCATCAGAATGACTCATCAAATAGCATGGATGTGGAAATGGAGCCAATCAATAGTCACTCAAATGGCGATAATGGTGAAGGCGGCAATGGCAGTGGCGATCCCGCCTCTACTGGCGGCGGTGGTGACTCCTGTTCTAATGGTAATGCCAATAGCAGCGCAGTGCGCAATTCTTTAGATGCCATTGATGAAGAGGAAAtgg ATGTGGATATATCGCCCTCGTCGCGTACCTATGGACGGATTATAgagaaaatattagaatttggCAAGGAACTATCTTGCATGGGCCAACAATTGGAAAAGGAGAATCTAATGACCGAGGAAGAGCGTCAAATGTTGGAG GATGCATTTAGTTTGATTGCGTATTCGAATCCTTGGTCCAGTCCCCTGGGCTGGCTATTGTGTCCATCTCGACGTGAGAATGTCTCCACCACACTGAATTCAGCCATATTGG AATCTTTAAATTTCGAGCGCCGTCCACCCTTAGAGTATTTGGTGGCTCATGCAGCGGAATTAATCAAAATTATTGGCCAGCATTCGCTGGGCGAAGATGCTTTCGTTACCGTCGATGATATATTTCCGCAAAATTGA